CTTCCTCCTCAACCTCATCCTCAGTCTGATgaacctcctcttcctcctcaacCTCATCCTCAGTCTGATgaacctcctcttcctcctcaacCTCACCCTCAGTTTGATgaacctcctcttcctcctcaacCTCACCCTCAGTTTGATGAACCTCATCTTCAACCTCAGTCTGATGAACCTCCTCCTCAATCTGATgaacctcctcttcctcctcaacCTCATCCTCAGTATGATgaacctcctcttcctcctcaacCTCACCCTCAGTTTGATGAACCTCCTCTTCAACCTCAGTCTGATGAACCTCCTCCTCAATCTGATGAACCTCCACTTCCACAGATTCCTCAACATCCATGTCAGCCTCTACATCCTCCTCCTCTGagctctctccccctctcacaACCTCGAGAAGTTCTTCCTCCATCTCTCCCTCATCAGTCTCAAATACCTCTTCATAAGACGTCTCCTCTTCACTTAACTCTTCAGCCTTCTCTTTGGAAACAACCTCCTCCTCATTGGAGCTGTCTTGTTCTGTGGTGGTGTCCCCATGTTCATCAGGACTGCAGGGTTGGCAGACGGGTCTCTTTGGCGCAGGTGTGTCATTGGAGGAGCTCTGGCTGATATCTTCTGTGCCATCACAGCAGGTGAACAGCTCACCTTCAGGCTTCAGCTGGAGAGGCACAAGTTGCTCTGCCTCAGACCCCACTGCATCTGCGAAGgacaaaacagatttttaaaaactttactGAGATATACATTCACACAAAATGgtagtaataaaacataatggcTACAAAAATGATGCACCATATACTTATGTCTCATAGTGCTTCTCTTTCCTCTCCATGATTCAAAAATTGTGAAAGAAGACTTCCTGAATGCAAAAATTCATGGATAGAAACATCCTTTCCACAATTTAAAAGTCAGGTTAAGcatctttttttgcattttgtgcaaAGATCTTACAGATCCACTTTATGTAAAGAACCAAATACAACcatctttttaaaaaatatattttgtcattCCACTAATAATAAGGCTTATTAATTTTAACACTCTTTGAGTTGGTAACAAGGCTGCTTTAAGTTTGAATACGCAAGTATGTGGCAATGACTGATCTGTGTGATTCATGTGATGATGAATGCTTTCGATGAGAGCGAAATGCTTTTCGTGTGAATCACATCCTGAAATAGGCAGGAGTGGAGAATGCAAAGTCCTTTCTGTTCACATGGATCATCAGAGGAAGGTTTATTTTTCATGCTGTTCTTCGGTGCAGCGGCAGCCAGCTTTGTTAAGGGTCTTATACCATACTGGCTATGTATGAACTTTCCAACGCTAGGTTCAATGTCAGACGCTTCCATTGAAGTCAACAGCTTAGCCCGTACAGAAATCTAATATATGACTGTACATGAACATATTGTGTGTATAAATTATGGTTTATTTACAATTGAGCAATGTTTCCTGAGTCAAGACTAAGACGTTTATGAAAATTAagatgtt
This sequence is a window from Triplophysa rosa unplaced genomic scaffold, Trosa_1v2 scaffold479, whole genome shotgun sequence. Protein-coding genes within it:
- the LOC130550911 gene encoding involucrin-like, which gives rise to MEASDIEPSVGKFIHSQYGIRPLTKLAAAAPKNSMKNKPSSDDPYAVGSEAEQLVPLQLKPEGELFTCCDGTEDISQSSSNDTPAPKRPVCQPCSPDEHGDTTTEQDSSNEEEVVSKEKAEELSEEETSYEEVFETDEGEMEEELLEVVRGGESSEEEDVEADMDVEESVEVEVHQIEEEVHQTEVEEEVHQTEGEVEEEEEVHHTEDEVEEEEEVHQIEEEVHQTEVEDEVHQTEGEVEEEEEVHQTEGEVEEEEEVHQTEDEVEEEEEVHQTEDE